In one window of Pseudomonadota bacterium DNA:
- a CDS encoding TRAP transporter large permease, with protein sequence MGVVYALIAVVLLMMIGVPVVFSFAAMTLVLVLTYDIQFSFVMTTGFWSINSVILIALPLFIMTGYLMQAGGMAARLITFVEAIVGRSRSGMGNSMVVACGIFGAISGTASAAVAAIGTIMADPMEKHGYERPYTTALLSMSSLLGLLIPPSITMILYAVVTRQSVAACFLATIGPGILLILWLCALNAWHRRHAGVASGAMPLKTRLRTIGQAGGAALPALLVPFIILGGIDGGYFTPTEAAAIAVVYAIPVGFFVYRELDWRKLANALIDAATTTGVIMIILVFSFVASRIFTLERIPQELTDLMLNTLQSKILILLAVNLFLILLGMIMDDVSVVAIVSPLLLPVMINIGVDPIHFAAIVGTSVVIGCNSPPMAPILFMSCRICNVGMSSVARPAFGFMLFAALPVMLITTFWSPLALYLPRLFGYVS encoded by the coding sequence ATGGGCGTGGTGTATGCCCTCATCGCCGTCGTGCTGCTAATGATGATCGGCGTGCCGGTAGTCTTTTCGTTCGCCGCGATGACGCTCGTTCTGGTGCTCACGTATGACATTCAATTTTCGTTTGTCATGACCACCGGTTTTTGGTCGATCAACTCGGTGATCCTCATCGCCCTACCGCTCTTTATTATGACCGGCTATCTCATGCAGGCTGGCGGTATGGCCGCGCGACTCATTACATTTGTCGAGGCAATTGTTGGACGTTCGCGCAGCGGCATGGGCAATTCGATGGTTGTAGCGTGCGGCATATTCGGTGCGATTTCCGGCACCGCGTCGGCGGCGGTGGCCGCCATCGGCACGATCATGGCCGACCCGATGGAAAAACACGGTTACGAGAGGCCGTACACCACGGCGCTACTGAGCATGTCGTCTCTGCTCGGTCTACTGATTCCACCTAGCATCACCATGATTCTCTATGCAGTGGTCACACGCCAATCGGTGGCGGCCTGTTTCCTTGCCACCATCGGGCCCGGCATTCTGCTCATTCTATGGCTCTGCGCGCTCAATGCCTGGCATCGTCGTCACGCCGGCGTGGCCAGCGGAGCCATGCCATTAAAAACACGACTGCGCACCATTGGTCAGGCCGGCGGAGCGGCGCTCCCCGCGCTGCTTGTGCCATTCATCATTCTCGGTGGCATCGACGGCGGCTATTTCACGCCGACGGAAGCCGCCGCGATTGCCGTCGTGTATGCGATTCCCGTTGGATTTTTCGTGTACCGCGAACTCGACTGGCGCAAACTTGCCAACGCGCTGATCGACGCCGCTACGACCACCGGCGTGATCATGATCATTCTCGTCTTCTCGTTTGTCGCCAGTCGCATTTTCACGCTCGAGCGCATCCCACAGGAACTGACCGACCTGATGCTCAATACGCTGCAGTCGAAAATTCTTATCCTGCTTGCCGTCAACCTATTTCTGATCCTGCTCGGTATGATCATGGACGATGTGAGCGTCGTGGCCATCGTCAGTCCGCTATTGCTGCCTGTGATGATCAATATCGGCGTCGATCCCATTCATTTTGCGGCCATTGTTGGCACGAGCGTCGTCATTGGCTGCAACAGTCCACCAATGGCGCCCATTCTTTTTATGAGCTGCCGTATCTGTAATGTGGGCATGTCGAGCGTCGCCCGCCCCGCGTTTGGCTTTATGCTGTTTGCCGCACTGCCGGTCATGCTCATAACGACTTTTTGGTCGCCGCTTGCTTTGTATCTACCCCGCCTGTTTGGATACGTGTCCTGA
- the dddP gene encoding dimethylsulfonioproprionate lyase DddP has translation MSYSVSKPKINPFTSGAGGLKADGSPDDNDRVEIGPTHIAFEEWQRAGLQPPNLERMREHRLARVVAQLQQRDYAGVLLFDPLNIRYACDSTNMQVWTLHNYSRAVFVSASGKVILWDYHRCEHVSAHLHRIDEIRHGAGFFYFETGDQTDQYAQDFAKQIDGVLREHGGDNRRLAIDKMEVAGIQSLQKLGVDIKSGQQVMEHARVVKGPEDIKAMRCAIYSCEQAMAEMHSAMTPGMTEVELWSHLHAGNIRRGGEWIETRIFSSGPRTNPWMQECGPRIIQNGDIVSFDTDMVGPYGMCADISRSWICGDKKPTDEMRRVYQMSREHVETNMRLLAPGVPFKELTFGGHMLPDEFVAQRYGVKMHGIGLCDEFPAIYYPEDYIDNAFDYELEAGMTLCVEVYAGEVGSSVGIKIEQQVLVTETGYECLSQFPYDERLMA, from the coding sequence ATGAGCTATTCAGTTTCAAAACCAAAAATCAATCCGTTTACGTCAGGCGCTGGCGGACTTAAAGCCGATGGTTCGCCGGACGATAACGATCGCGTTGAAATTGGCCCGACGCACATCGCATTCGAAGAGTGGCAACGCGCTGGCTTACAACCCCCCAATCTTGAGCGCATGCGCGAGCATCGTTTGGCGCGTGTTGTTGCACAACTTCAGCAGCGCGATTACGCCGGCGTATTGTTGTTTGATCCGCTCAATATCCGCTATGCCTGCGACAGTACCAACATGCAGGTGTGGACGCTGCACAATTATTCTCGAGCCGTGTTTGTATCGGCCAGCGGCAAGGTGATTCTGTGGGACTATCATCGTTGCGAGCATGTTTCGGCGCACTTGCATCGCATCGATGAAATTCGTCACGGGGCCGGTTTCTTTTACTTTGAAACCGGTGATCAAACCGACCAATACGCCCAAGATTTCGCCAAGCAGATAGACGGCGTCTTGCGGGAGCACGGTGGCGATAATCGGCGTTTGGCCATCGACAAGATGGAAGTGGCCGGCATCCAGTCGCTGCAGAAACTCGGAGTTGACATAAAAAGCGGGCAGCAGGTTATGGAGCATGCACGCGTCGTAAAAGGGCCCGAGGACATAAAAGCCATGCGTTGTGCCATCTACAGTTGTGAACAAGCCATGGCCGAAATGCATAGCGCCATGACACCGGGTATGACGGAGGTCGAACTGTGGTCGCATCTTCACGCTGGCAACATACGGCGCGGTGGAGAATGGATTGAAACGCGTATTTTCAGTTCTGGCCCGCGCACGAACCCCTGGATGCAGGAATGTGGGCCGCGCATAATTCAAAACGGCGATATCGTCTCGTTCGATACCGACATGGTAGGGCCGTATGGCATGTGTGCTGACATTTCGCGCTCATGGATCTGTGGCGATAAAAAGCCCACCGACGAAATGCGGCGTGTTTATCAAATGTCCCGCGAACATGTCGAAACCAATATGCGCTTGCTGGCACCCGGTGTGCCATTCAAAGAGCTCACATTCGGCGGCCATATGTTACCGGATGAATTTGTTGCTCAACGTTATGGAGTGAAAATGCACGGCATCGGACTGTGCGATGAGTTTCCGGCGATCTACTATCCCGAGGACTACATCGACAATGCGTTCGACTACGAGCTGGAAGCCGGCATGACCCTGTGCGTTGAAGTGTACGCGGGCGAAGTAGGTTCCAGTGTTGGAATAAAAATAGAGCAGCAGGTGCTCGTCACCGAAACCGGCTATGAGTGTCTCAGTCAGTTTCCTTATGATGAGCGCTTAATGGCGTAA
- a CDS encoding DMT family transporter, producing MTTPADYRRGVIQAIVAGFFLSSAGIGMRLMEQATPEHVTFYRALGLTFFALAVLVVKNPTRPWRPVIETGWIGLAAGIPFAFASLCVVFGLASTTVANVMFIVSLSPFFAALLGWLILKERVSVRTWIAITIAVCGVLIMVQGGLSAEGWVGVLWAFGMAFNYGLFMVLTRFGKDKDMFPVVFWSGVLLAAIITFFIDSFALPAQDVLLGLALGVFQIGLGGLLLVAASKHVPAAQIVFLAMLEPVLSPIWVWLGVGEVPTSQSLVGGAIILFAIGFFTLAGGAREDAAPKG from the coding sequence GTGACCACTCCCGCGGATTATCGACGCGGCGTTATCCAAGCCATTGTGGCCGGCTTCTTTCTGTCGAGCGCCGGCATCGGCATGCGCCTAATGGAGCAGGCCACGCCCGAACACGTCACGTTCTATCGCGCGCTGGGACTTACGTTTTTTGCACTGGCGGTGCTCGTGGTTAAAAATCCCACGCGACCGTGGCGGCCCGTCATTGAGACCGGCTGGATTGGGTTGGCCGCAGGAATTCCCTTTGCGTTTGCCTCACTGTGTGTCGTGTTTGGTTTGGCCAGCACCACCGTCGCCAACGTGATGTTCATCGTCTCGCTGTCGCCGTTTTTCGCCGCGCTGCTCGGCTGGCTGATTCTCAAAGAGCGCGTTTCGGTGCGCACTTGGATAGCCATCACGATTGCCGTATGCGGCGTACTCATCATGGTACAAGGTGGACTGTCCGCCGAGGGTTGGGTCGGTGTCCTGTGGGCGTTTGGCATGGCCTTCAACTATGGCCTATTCATGGTGCTCACGCGGTTCGGCAAAGATAAGGATATGTTCCCGGTCGTGTTCTGGTCAGGCGTGCTGCTCGCAGCGATCATTACCTTCTTTATTGACAGTTTTGCATTGCCCGCTCAAGACGTTTTGTTGGGTCTTGCACTCGGTGTCTTTCAAATTGGTCTGGGCGGCCTGCTGCTTGTCGCGGCGTCAAAACATGTGCCCGCCGCGCAGATAGTCTTTCTCGCTATGCTTGAACCGGTTCTGAGTCCTATTTGGGTGTGGCTCGGTGTGGGCGAAGTGCCGACATCTCAATCACTCGTGGGCGGCGCCATCATTCTGTTTGCCATCGGATTTTTTACGCTAGCAGGCGGTGCGCGCGAGGACGCCGCGCCCAAGGGCTGA
- a CDS encoding hydantoinase/oxoprolinase family protein: protein MSRYLIGIDTGGTYTDAVIIDSDQNAVITAAKSLTTHSKLSDGVSSALEKVLDEASNLSASDIAQVSLSTTLATNALVEGKGSNIGVLLIGFDQDMIARTNIASAIPDAHVVAIEGGHRYDGHEYAPLDEQAVRDACSSLEVDAFAVASHYAVRNPQHERRASTLIHALTGKPVSASCDLSDSLNGPLRALTAAFNARIISLIVDLTNAVIESMNALNLKAPVMIVKGDGSIAAADSVIEKPIETILSGPAASVIGARYLTSLHNFVVADMGGTTSDVATVRNGWPALSARGSNVGGYRTLVHAIDMQTIGLGGDSGVEVDSASGLTLLDTRVAPISMLATLYPELEIELEAALSASGGMLSALDYLVLNLTESATLSAREQRFIATLNPARPNKSRNVINGAADRACVRALVDRGILRRSGFTPSDAAHVLGLQGQWSVRAARSAAELLGRASYRVAGSNVDEQVRNVCQEVVNLTIDKSTRLIINELSDTNFSDDNALVAAVAAGQDKINHLGVTFTSALPLVAVGGPANVFYPAVGQRLNIETHVPQHSHVANAVGAAVGMIRSEYTIEITLNERGGYLIHTGAEPESEIDPTAALARAENLARQQVQALQETKGGQSSDVTLDVQRIQLPEVDDDSGLISARVTASCDSLPGENARRLEANE from the coding sequence ATGAGTCGCTACCTCATCGGCATCGACACCGGCGGCACGTACACCGATGCGGTGATTATCGATTCTGATCAGAACGCCGTCATCACCGCCGCTAAATCACTGACTACGCACAGCAAGCTCTCTGATGGTGTATCGAGCGCGTTAGAAAAAGTGCTCGACGAAGCCAGCAACCTGTCCGCCTCCGACATCGCGCAGGTGTCGTTGTCCACCACACTGGCCACCAATGCGCTGGTCGAGGGCAAAGGGTCCAACATCGGTGTACTGCTTATCGGCTTTGACCAAGACATGATTGCGCGAACGAACATCGCCAGCGCTATCCCTGACGCGCATGTCGTGGCGATTGAAGGCGGGCATCGTTATGATGGCCACGAGTACGCCCCGCTCGATGAACAAGCGGTGCGCGATGCGTGCTCGTCGCTTGAGGTCGACGCCTTCGCCGTCGCCTCGCACTACGCGGTACGCAATCCCCAGCATGAGCGCCGTGCGTCGACGCTGATTCACGCCCTCACCGGTAAGCCTGTCAGTGCGTCATGCGATCTATCCGATTCGCTCAACGGACCGCTCAGAGCACTAACCGCTGCGTTTAATGCGCGCATTATCTCGCTGATTGTTGATCTGACCAATGCGGTCATCGAATCGATGAACGCGTTGAACCTCAAAGCACCTGTCATGATCGTCAAGGGCGACGGCTCCATCGCCGCCGCCGATTCGGTAATAGAAAAACCCATCGAAACCATTCTGTCCGGTCCCGCCGCGAGCGTGATCGGCGCACGCTACCTCACCTCGCTCCACAATTTTGTGGTGGCCGATATGGGCGGCACCACCTCCGACGTCGCCACCGTGCGCAACGGCTGGCCCGCCTTAAGCGCGCGTGGCTCAAACGTCGGCGGTTACCGTACGCTCGTGCACGCCATCGATATGCAGACCATTGGCTTGGGCGGTGACAGCGGCGTCGAGGTCGACTCCGCCTCCGGCCTAACCCTGCTGGATACGCGCGTGGCACCCATCTCCATGCTGGCAACCCTTTACCCTGAACTCGAAATCGAACTCGAGGCCGCGCTTTCAGCCTCGGGCGGTATGCTGTCAGCACTCGATTATCTTGTGCTGAATCTCACCGAAAGCGCCACGCTGAGCGCGCGCGAACAGCGCTTTATTGCCACGCTCAATCCAGCGCGCCCCAACAAAAGCCGCAACGTGATAAATGGCGCCGCCGATCGCGCCTGCGTGCGCGCGCTGGTCGATCGCGGCATTTTGCGGCGCTCGGGTTTTACTCCGAGTGACGCAGCCCATGTGCTCGGGCTTCAAGGACAATGGTCGGTGCGCGCGGCGCGCTCGGCGGCTGAGCTCTTGGGCCGCGCCAGCTATCGGGTGGCTGGGTCTAATGTGGACGAACAGGTGCGTAACGTATGCCAAGAGGTAGTCAATCTCACCATCGATAAGAGCACGCGGCTCATTATTAATGAATTGAGCGATACGAATTTTAGCGACGACAACGCACTCGTTGCCGCGGTAGCGGCCGGTCAGGACAAGATCAATCACCTGGGCGTGACGTTTACGTCGGCCCTGCCCCTCGTCGCGGTGGGGGGGCCTGCTAATGTGTTCTACCCAGCGGTCGGTCAGCGTTTGAACATCGAAACACACGTTCCCCAACACAGCCACGTGGCTAACGCTGTCGGCGCGGCCGTGGGCATGATTCGATCCGAATACACCATTGAGATTACGCTTAATGAGCGTGGTGGCTATCTGATTCATACTGGCGCTGAGCCCGAATCAGAGATCGATCCGACCGCCGCACTCGCCCGAGCCGAAAACCTGGCTCGACAACAAGTGCAAGCCTTGCAAGAAACCAAGGGTGGACAATCTAGTGACGTGACGTTGGATGTACAGCGCATCCAACTTCCGGAGGTTGACGATGATTCCGGCCTGATCAGCGCACGGGTGACGGCTTCATGTGACAGTTTACCGGGCGAAAACGCTCGCCGTCTCGAGGCCAACGAATAG
- a CDS encoding NAD(P)-binding domain-containing protein → MNTTIGVVGAGTIATPMVRSLLRRFPDISIVLSPRSVHVGERLSAEDARVQVAPDNQGVLDASKIVLLCMMQDVAREVLPALSFHSDHRLVTVMVDYSVEDLLVDCYPATDIELTMPLPFIETGGCPLPCYPTAHIVRELYGDDNDIVELDRIEAMAPHVAVSGVVSAFMQSVDEVGQWLGQQTGDAVAAESHVVKMLVGYLKSVKADGADRLKDEMKNLSTRGGLNAQFRQNLNDAQVYLRMHAELDALLKRLTQPSS, encoded by the coding sequence ATGAACACAACTATCGGTGTAGTGGGCGCGGGCACCATCGCCACGCCCATGGTGCGGTCACTGCTGCGCCGTTTCCCGGACATTTCCATTGTTCTTTCTCCTCGTTCCGTCCATGTTGGCGAACGGTTAAGCGCTGAGGATGCGCGCGTGCAGGTGGCGCCGGATAACCAAGGCGTACTGGATGCGAGCAAAATTGTCTTGCTGTGCATGATGCAAGACGTGGCGCGCGAAGTATTGCCTGCGCTGAGTTTTCATTCCGATCACCGATTGGTGACTGTGATGGTCGACTACTCGGTTGAGGATTTATTGGTCGACTGCTATCCCGCCACGGACATTGAACTTACGATGCCGCTGCCGTTTATCGAGACGGGTGGCTGCCCGCTGCCTTGCTATCCCACCGCCCACATCGTCCGCGAGCTTTATGGTGACGACAATGACATTGTTGAATTGGATCGCATCGAGGCCATGGCGCCGCACGTCGCCGTATCGGGCGTTGTGTCGGCATTTATGCAGAGCGTTGATGAGGTGGGTCAATGGTTGGGCCAACAAACGGGCGATGCGGTTGCCGCGGAGTCGCACGTCGTGAAAATGCTGGTAGGCTATCTTAAATCGGTAAAAGCGGATGGTGCGGACAGACTCAAGGACGAAATGAAAAACCTATCCACGCGCGGTGGCCTCAATGCCCAGTTTCGACAGAATCTTAACGATGCGCAGGTCTATTTGCGCATGCACGCTGAACTCGATGCGTTGCTCAAGCGTTTAACCCAACCCTCGTCGTGA